From one Terriglobales bacterium genomic stretch:
- a CDS encoding helix-turn-helix transcriptional regulator — MQPPSRAHGITQMNIGETIRSFRLQRGMSQGDIEKRTGLLRCYLSRVENGHTIPSLDTLAKIAGAMELPLAQFFADQARDNGHARNIPQLSEDQVRFLSQVRRYSASLNDSDRKLVLAMVKKMAASSGK; from the coding sequence ATGCAGCCACCTTCCCGGGCACACGGCATCACTCAGATGAATATTGGCGAGACCATCCGAAGCTTCCGCCTGCAAAGGGGCATGTCGCAAGGCGACATCGAGAAGCGTACGGGCCTGCTGCGCTGCTACCTCTCGCGGGTGGAGAACGGCCACACCATTCCCTCTCTCGACACCCTAGCCAAAATCGCCGGCGCCATGGAGCTTCCGTTGGCGCAGTTCTTCGCCGACCAGGCCCGCGACAACGGCCACGCCCGCAACATCCCGCAACTGAGCGAAGACCAGGTGCGCTTCCTCAGCCAGGTGCGGCGCTACTCCGCCAGCCTCAACGATAGCGACCGCAAGCTGGTGCTGGCCATGGTCAAGAAAATGGCCGCCAGCTCCGGGAAATAG
- a CDS encoding MXAN_5187 C-terminal domain-containing protein has product MTVDEEISLLEETVRRLKIEYDVYFGGGSKRPPADTEWRVQSILKKYSDTHKMSFPQRFKYNSIVQRYALFSDLWRQKLKIKEEGYRRPQDAVLGIQGLRIEEDQAAAEALEQGMRPKADEGEKPFTTHCSDADADHENVQQLFNAMTEARKRAGDAGAGSANFDSFKAFVKKKTEQIRKDYGCHAVEYSVEMEAGQVRLKAKAKT; this is encoded by the coding sequence GTGACCGTAGACGAGGAAATCAGTCTCCTCGAAGAGACGGTGCGCCGCCTGAAGATCGAGTATGACGTGTACTTCGGCGGCGGCTCCAAGAGGCCTCCGGCCGACACCGAGTGGCGCGTCCAGTCCATCCTCAAGAAGTACAGCGACACGCACAAGATGAGCTTTCCCCAGCGCTTCAAATACAACTCCATCGTGCAGCGCTACGCCCTGTTCAGCGACCTGTGGCGGCAGAAGCTGAAGATCAAGGAGGAGGGCTACCGCCGTCCCCAGGACGCGGTGCTGGGCATCCAGGGGCTGCGCATCGAGGAGGACCAGGCCGCCGCCGAAGCCCTGGAGCAGGGGATGAGGCCGAAGGCAGACGAGGGCGAGAAGCCTTTCACCACCCACTGCTCCGACGCCGACGCCGACCACGAAAACGTCCAGCAACTGTTCAATGCCATGACCGAGGCGCGCAAGCGGGCCGGCGACGCCGGCGCCGGCTCCGCCAACTTCGATTCCTTCAAGGCCTTCGTCAAGAAAAAGACCGAGCAGATCCGCAAGGACTACGGCTGCCATGCGGTCGAATACTCGGTGGAGATGGAAGCCGGCCAAGTGCGGCTCAAGGCCAAAGCCAAGACCTGA